In the genome of Deinococcus budaensis, the window CCGTACCTCCCCGCCTACCACAGCGCGGGCTTCGCCCAGGGCGCCCTGCGTGGCGAGGCGGGGCTGGATCACGCCCTGTGGCTTATGGCCTACACGCTGGCCTTCGCGCTGCTGGCGCTGTGGGCCTACGGGCGGGACGAGGGCCGGACTTATGGCTAGAGCGGCCGGGCCGGGCGAGCCACGCGGAGGGCGCGGCGCCGGTTCTGACCCTCAGGAGAGAGGAGCTGCGGTGAGCGCATGGCCGACAGACCCGGCGTGGCGCCCGCTCTACCGGGTGGGAGCGGCCTGCGCCGCCCTCTATGTCCTCCTGCTCCTGATTCCGCTGGTGCTGCTGGGCGTGGCCCCCCAGCCCCCGCTCTCGGGTGGAACGGCGATGCTCGACTACATCGCTGCCCACAAGGCGGTCTACCTCACCGAATTCGTCTCTTTCGTGGGCCTCAGCGTGCCCGCCATGGTCGTCTTCCTGGCGCTCACCGTAGCCCTTTGGCCCCTGAACCGGAGCTTCGCCGCGCTGGGAGGGCTGATCGGCATCGCCTCCGAGATCGTCGCGCTGGCGTACAACAGCAGCCCGCCCTCGCTGAACGGCGGCCTCCTGCTCCTCAGTGATCAGTTCGTGGCCACCACAGACCCCGCGCGCCGCAGCGCCCTCGCCACTGCCGCCGAGGGGTTGATGGCCGTCAGCAACGCCGTGAACGCTGCCGGTATCCTCACCGCGCTGGGCATCGGGCTGATCTCCCTGCCCATGCTGCGGGGGATCTTCCCTCGGCGTGTGGCCTGGCTGGGCATCGTGACCGGCGCGGTGGGCCTCGTGTGCGAAGCGCTGCGGGACCTGATCGGCGCCTGGTATCTCGTGTACGGCCTGCTGCTCCCGCTCTGGTTCCTGGCGGTGGGCTGGAGGCTGTCCCGGCTGGGCATGACCCAGGACGCGGCGAGGAGCACGGCCCACTCCACCTTGGGAGGACAGCGATGAACACAATCAGCTCGGACCCCTCGTTGGCTCGGCGGCAGACACCCGACGTTCTGGCTGGGGCAGGAGACGCCCCCTGGAAGCCGCTCTACCGGGTGGGCGCGGTGGCGGCCCTGGTCGTGGCCGCGCTGACCGTGGCCGGCGTGGTGACGTACGTCGTCTGGCCCCCGCCCCAGGGAACGGTGGCCGAGTGGTTCGCCCTGTTCCAGCGGAGCCCGCTTGAGGGGATGCTGGGGCTGGACCTCCCGGTACTCCTCTCGTTCCTCGCCAACATCCCGGTGGTCCTCGCCCTCGGCCTGGCCTTGCGGCGATCCGGCCCAGCGCTGATCACCCTCGCGGGGGCGCTCGCCGCCGTGGCGATCTCCACCCACCTCTCGTCGAGCCGCCTGTTCGAGATGCTCGCGCTGAGCGGGCAGTACGCCCGGGCGACGACGGACGCCGGGCGGGCGACCCTGGAGGCCGCGGGACAGTCCATGCTCACGACCTACCTCGGCGCGTCGGCCGGGCCGAACCCCCTGCCTGGATGGCATTACCAGGGCACCGCCTTCAACCTGAGCTTCGTCCTGTGGGCGGTCGCCGCCGTGTTGATCTCGGCCCTGATGCGGCGGGACGGGAGCTTTGGGCGGGTCGCCGGACCGCTGGGGATGGTCGGCCACGCCCTGGCGCTGGGCCTCTTCCTGCCGGGGGTCGGGGTCTGGCTCTCGCTGCTGTCGCTGCCCCTGCTGCTGGTCTGGTACCTCCTGATCGCGCGGGGCCTCTTGCGGCGGGGAAGGGGGACGGCATGAACACCCTGGTCGTCTACGACTCGCAGCACGGCAACACGGAGCGGGTCGTGCAGGCCATCGGGCGCGCGCTGGGTACCCCAGGGGAGGCCCAGGCCGTGCGCGTGGGTGAGGTCTCCCCGGGACGCTTGACGGGCTTGGAGCTGCTCGTCGGCTCCCCGACCCAGCGGTTCCGGCCCACACCCGCCATCACCGGGTGGCTGCGGTCCATTCCGGCGAATGGACTCGGGGGCGCTGGCGTGGCCGCCTTCGACACCCGCATCCCGGTGGCGGAGGCGGGGTCCGTCCTCCCGGGTTTCTTCGCCCGCCTCGCCGGGCCGGGAGCCTACGCGGCCCAGCACATCGCGGAAGGCGTTTCACCGCCCCGCTGAGCCAGTGCCCCTCGGCGGACCCCGCCTACGACGACTCGGCGGGCGTGCCCATCGAGGCTTTCATCTTCGGCGGGCAGCGCAGCACGGCGATGCCGCTGGGGTACCAGTCCTTCAACTGGACCTACGGGGTGTACGCCGCCGCCACGATGGGCAGCGAGACCACTGCCGCCGCGCTGGGCGCCACCGGGGAGGTCCGGCGCGACCCCTTTACGATGCTGCCTTTCGTCGGCTACCACATGGCCGACTACTTCAACCATTGGCTGGACTTTGGGCGTCACCTGCCGAACCCGCCGCGCGTCTTCCTCGTGAACTGGTTTCGCCGGGGCGACGGGGGGCAGTTCCTGTGGCCGGGCTTCGGCGAGAACATGCGGGTGCTGAAGGGGGTCGTGGACCGGGCCCACGGCCGCGCCGCTGCCATCGAGGGGCCGCTGGGCTGGATGCCCCGCTACGGCGACCTCGACTGGCGCGGGCTGGACTTCAGCGAGGAGCAGTTCAACACCCTGATAAGCGTGAACCGGGGCGTGTGGCAGCGCGAGCTGACCGAGCACGACGCCCTGTTCACCCGCCTGTACGACCAGCTGCCCAAGGAGTTTCTCTTTATCCGCGGGCTGGTCGTGTCGGGGCTGTGGCGGGCGCCGGAACACTGGGGGCCGGGACGGCCCCGCAACGGGTGACCGCCGATGCCGGGCCGTCACAGCAAGTCGAGCAGGACCCAGGCGAGCCCGGCCCCCAGGACCGCCATCGCCAGGCCCCAGGCCAGCAGCAGGCGAAAGACCCGCGCCCGGTCCACCTCCGCGGGCAGGGCGGCCAGGCAGAGGGCCCCGAGCGTCGAGAGGGGGCTCACGTCCACCATGTGGGAGCCCACGTCCACCGCGATGACGCCGCCCACCAGGCTGCCCGCCCCGACCTTGTGCAGCAGGTCCGGTACCAGCGGCACGAGCAGGGGCATCACCACCCCGGAGGAGGAGCTGCCCAGGCTCAGCAGCCCGGCCACAAAAGCCAGCAGGGCGTGAAAGAGGCCGGGCGCCGCGAGGCGGGCGAGCAGGTCGGTGGCGAGGTCGAGGCTGCCCGTCCCCTCCAGCAGGTTCACCAGCGTGCCGATCCCGCCCACGAGCAGGATCACGCCCCAGGGGAGGTCGCGGACGGCGCTCTCGGCGTCCCCCGCCCGCAGCAGGGTGAGGAGGGACGCCAGCACGAAGGCGGCGGCCGCGGCATTCACGCCCAGCAGCACCACGAGCACCAGGAACGCGGCGAGGACAGCCAGGGTGAGGCGGCGCACGGGGGTCAGTGGGGGAACGTCGGGAGGGTCGGCCGTCCCGCCCGCACCCGCCCGGACCCGCAGCCCCCCCAGCAGGAGGTAGGCCAGCCCGGCGCTGAGGGACTGGAGGGCGGCGACCCCCGCGAACACGGTGAGGGGCAGGGCGGGGTCGTTCAGCCCGAGGCCCTCCAAGAGCGTCACGTTGAGGCTGCCCGTCACCGCGACGGGGGAAAAGGTGCCCGCGTTCGCCCCAGTGCACAGCAAGATGGCCATCAGCAGCGGGGAGACCCCCGCGCGGACGGCGGCGGGGAGCGCCACGGGCGCGAGCAGGGCCACAGCGGCGATGTTGCCCGGCCCCAGCGCGGACAGCGCGAAGGCCAGTCCGAAAAATGTGAGGGGCAGGCGCTGCCCGCTGGGCCCGGCCGCGCGCAGCAGCCCCCCGGTCAGGACATCCAGCGTGCCGTTGCCCCCCGCGAGCCCGAACAGCAGCGAGACGCCAATCACCGTGAGGACCAGGGTGGACGGGAAGAGCCTGGCGATCTCGGCCGGGGCCAACCCGGCGCCCCAGCCGCCGACGGCGAACGCCGCCGCCAGCCCCAGCAGGCCCACGTTGAGGTCCGTCCGGACGATCCCGAGAAACAGCGTGGCGCCCAGCACCAGCAGCGCGAGGAGGGCGAGGGTCATGCGGGCAGGCTACCCCCGCCCCCGTTCCAGGTCGTTACGGGTGAGCTGGGGCCTAGACCAGGGTCAGCAGGTCCGCGAAGGGGCCGGCGCACCTGCCGTCACTGGTCAGCGGGCAGTTGTGGGTGAGGGGCGCGTCCGCCCGCTGCCCCCGCTGACAGATCGGCTCGCCCGCCTTGACCTGCTCGGCGAGGGCCACCGTCTCGGGCATCGGCGTATCACCTACCTCGGCGTGCAGAAAGCGCACGAAGCGGCGGTAGTGCTCGGTCGCCGCGTACTTGCCCTCGATCACCGAGAGGCAGGTCATCAGCTTCTGGTGGTGGTTCTCCCCGATGTAGGGGTCGGCCCGCAGCGCCGTCACCATGTCCCGCACCGCGAGGTCGCAGTGCAGGTGTTCGCAGTGCAGCAGGGACCGCTCTATGCACGCCCGCGTGTACACGGCCCGGTACTCCTCCCGGGCGGCCTCGGCCCACTCGGCCCGCAGGTGGGGCAGGAAGTCCCCCGTGTAGGTCTCGATGGCCCGGTTCAGCGCGAAGAACCGGGCGTCTCCCTGCGCGTGTTGCGCCCGGTCCAGCGAGGCGTAGAGCTGGAAGACGTCGCTGGCGCGCAGCACCTCGTCCGAGAGGTGGTAGGTGCCGGACTCCTCCACGACGCTCTCGGGGCTGCCCAGGGCCGCGCGGACGCGGTGCAGCGCGACGCGAAAACGGTTGCCGCTGCGTTCTCCGGCGTCCTCCTGCCAGAGCGCGTCGATGATCTCGTCTCGGGTCGGCCCGGCGGGCCGGGCCAGCAGGAAGAACACGAGGTTACGCGCGCTCTCCGCCCCCCACTTCACGGGCAGGCTGTCCCACAGAACTTCGACGTGTCCCAGCGACCGAAGCGTCAGACCAGCCATGCACCACCTCGGGAAGGGCGTGGAGGGGAGGGAAAGGGGTGCCTGCCAAACCGCAACCTTAACGTTCTTTCATCTTAGGTGGCCTCCTCGTGAGAAGTAATGAGAAGACCAGCGGCGGTCATACGGGCGAGCGGGACGGACATTGAATGCCCGCCGCCGTTCCCGGGGGGAGGGGCCACCGCGAGGCACCGGCACCTCACTGCTGGATTCCCCCCCCACTTCACGGCTCGGACCGCGCTCCGTCAACGCCAGGATGGGCGGCACGGTGACGGTCGCCCAGCACCTGAACCCAGCGGGACGGGACGGCCTCAGAGGGTGGGCGGCTTCCGGTCAGGTGCACGGGCAGGGCGCTGAGCCGCGCGAGATTCACCGCGAACTTCCCGAGGGCGTCGTCGGTGAGGCCCCCCGCCCCGCTGATCCCCAGGACGATCAGGTCGGCGGCGTGCTTACGGGCGTAGTGCGCGATGGCCCCCTGCACGTCGTGATCCCTCACGGGCAGGACGACCCGGGCGGGCGGGCGGCGCGCCCCCGCCGCGAGCGTTTCCAGGTGACGGTCCGCCGAGGTCCGTTCAGGGGGGGTGTCGCGTTCCAGGATGTGCAGGAGAGTGACGCGCCCACCCAGGGCGCGGGTGAGATCGTAGGCGTGGTGTGCCGCAGGGTGGCAGGCGGGGTGGTGATCCACGGGCACGAGAAGGTGCCGGAACATAGGTGCTCCTTTCCCACAGTTCGGGGCTGCTGCCTCACCCGGCCCGTGGGGTGTAACCGGGGGGTTACGAACCCCCCGCGGGGCCGGATGCGGAGGCCCGGAGGGCAGGCTCGGCGCGACCCATCACCCCGGGCTCCCCTGAAGCCGGGGCGCGAGCAACAGCCCCGCGGGGATGACGACGCTCACCAGGCTGCCGGGGTTCGGCGGGCCGGAGTCCAGCCCCGTGAGCACCAACGGCAGCAGCGTCGCCGCGAGCAGGGCGGGCTGCCACCAGGTCCAGCCGAACACGAACGCCAGCGCGGCCACCAGGAAGCCCACGGCGGCCACGACCCACAGTGCGGCGAACACCGCCGTGCCCCCGTGCCCAGGTCGAGGTGCCCATCCACCACCGTCGTCGTGTACGGCAGCCCCTGGACCTCCGCCAGCCGCAGGTACGCCGTGAAGCCCATCAGGTGAATCAATCCGTGCAGGGCGGGGACCAGCCCTGCTCCCCAGTGCAGCATGTTCGTCATCCCCCTCACTGCCCCCTCTGCCGCACGTACTCGCGCACGTCGGCGTTGTAGACGACCTCCTCGGTGGTGAACACGGCCCACGGGCGGCCCTGGTCCAGCCAGAGTGCCGCGCTCTCCCGCGGCAGCGTCATCCCGCCGAACTCGCCCCAATCCAGCGTCTGGTTGAGCCAGAGGGTCTTCTCCTGGCTCGCCGGCCCGTGGTAACGCATCGACTCGAAGAGGGTCGGCCGTCCGGTCGCGGGGTCGAACCTCACCACGTACGTCTCGCGTTCCTCTCCGAAGGGCACGCTCAGCAGCGCCGTCTCGTCGTTCACGGCCGTCCAGTGCACGCGGGGATCGGTGAGGTACACAGAGGGCATCCAGACCGTCTCCGACCACAGTCCCAGGTTCGCGCCCTGCGCCCCCTTGGGATCGCCGACGCTCGACGGGAAGGGGCGGGGCAACTCCTGGCGACTCACCCCGTCCAGGTACGACTCGTTCACCCGCAGCAGGGGGAGGCCGAACCACGTTGCCTCGATGTAGTGGCGGTAGTTCCGCCCAGACTCATGGACGAAGCGGAAGCGCGCGGGAAAGGCCGGGCCGCCGGGAATGAAGCGTAGACTTGCCCGGCCCGTGACCACGGCGGAGGTGATCACCGGGATGAACTCGCCGTACGTCTGGCGGTAAAAGCGCTGGACCGGGGCAGGCAGCCCGGCGGGCAGGGGCACCGCCTCCGGCGTGCTCAGCCTGGCCGGGTACGCGGGGAAGGGCTGGGGCTGGACCTGCAAGCCCGCCCATCCCAGCAGGGCGAGACCGGCGAGGATACCCGCGCTCCACCCGAGGGGACGGCGCCAGCCGACACGGCGGCGGGCGGCGCGGCCCGCGGAGTGGGCGGCGGTGATGCGAAGGTGTCGGGTGTTCATACGGCCTCCATCTCGGACCGGGTCGTGGCCCCGGCCAAGTTCTCCAGGCCCTCGGCGCGCTCCAGCCGTTCGCGCAGGTCCCGCGCGAAGCGGGCGGCGGGCGCGCCGTCCACGAGGTCGTGGTCGAAATCCAGCGTCAGGCTCAGCAACTCGCGTGGCACGATTCTCCCGTCCACGACCGCGGGTTTCTCCCCGATGCCGCCGACGGTGACCGACAGTGTGTGGACGGGCAGGGCCAGGCCCCAGCCGCCCCCCGGGCCGAACATCCCCAGGCAGGTCAGGCCCACGGTGCCGAATCGCGCCTTCCACACGTGGGGGTGGCGGCTCACCCAGCTGTAGACGGCGCGCCGCACGGGACCGGGCAGCCGCAAGAACAGGTCGGCCAGCCGCGCCTGCCGCCCGCTGGGACTCGCCCCCGGGTGGGCCTGCACCGCGCGCAACTCGTCGTGCAGCTCACGCAGGGAACGGCGGTTCGCCGCGCGCAGGATGTGGGCGAGTGGAAAGGACCGACCCTGGGCCGTGACCTCGACGATGACGCCCACGTCCACGTCGTCGAACACGACGATGCGGCCCCGCCCGTCGCGGTAGGCGTGCAGGCTCCGGTCGGCGTCCACGGCATGGGCCAGGCAGGAAGCGATGAAAGCGGTGAAGGAGCGCGTCTCCCCGGTGGCCGCGTGGTGCTGCCGCAACCGCTCGCGGGCGGAGGTCACGTCCACCTCGATCAGGCCGCGAATGGTGGGCCTGTGCCGAGCGAAACGCGCCGCGTCCACGACCACCTGCCGCGAGCGGGGGAAGGGGAAGACGTGGGAGGGGCTTCGGCTCATGGTCGGTCCTTTCTCGCGCTGTGGATCAGCCGCTCCCCGCCGCCCGCGCCCGAACGGCGGGAAGGAGGACCCGCCTACGCTGGATGGGGAGGAGGCAGGTTCGCCAGACGCGGCTCACGCGGCCTGCGCCACCACAGCCACAGGGCGCCAAGGGTGAGCAGCAGCGCGCTAAAGGTCACCAGCCCTCCCAGGACGGGCACCTGGGCGAGCAGGGCCAGGACGAGGGCGCCCACCAGAACGGCCGTGAGAGGCTGAACCGGATGCCCAGGCCGCACCGCTCCGGCCAGCCACCTCCCTAGCAGGAAGGCAGCCAAGCCCTGGGCGGCAAACCACGCTGCCCAGGTGAGCAGCGCCCCGACCCCCAGCAGCACGGGCGCCCCGATCAGTGCGAGGGGCAACCCCAGATTCCACAGCCCCAGCACGCTGAGCCCCACAGCGACGAGCACGGTGGCGCCCGCAAAGGTCAGCACCGCGAGGGGGAAGCCCACGAAGGTGAGCGCCCCGTACCCCAGGCTGGCCCCCGGCAGGGCGCGCAGCCGCGCGGTGATCGCCGTGAGGGGACCGCGCGCCAGCCACACCAGGAGCAGCCCCGCGAGCGCGACGGCCACGAAGTCACGCAGGAAGTTCAGCCCCACGTTCGTCGTCTTCACGGCCACCGGCGCCCGCACGTTCGGCACCCGCGGGGCGGCCAGTGGCGCGTACTCCACCCGCCCCGCCACGGCGCCCTGCGGGAGGGTGGGCCGGTCCGGCATCCGCAGGGTGAGGTTCCCGTCCACTCGCCCGCCTTCGCTGAAACGCACGCCGGAGGGGAGGGGGTCGGGGCGGGCCACCCCGGGCGTCCAGTTCTGCGGCCAGGTGGCGCGGTTGTCCACATCGAAACGGGCGTCGCCGCCGATGGGGCCGCCCACCTCCACCCCGTAGGCGCCGACATAGGCGTTGCGGGCGACGGTGCCGTTCAGCCTGGTCTGGGCGCCGCCAAAGGCCACGTCCCGCCCAATCCGCGCGCCGGGCGCCACGTCGAGGCCCACCCCGGCGGCGAGGAGGTCGCGCCCGATGGCCGCGCCCCCGCCCACCCGCAGCACCGAGCCCGCGAGCCGGGCGCTGCCCGTCACCCGGCCTCCCAGGGTGACGCTCTGCCCGGCCGCCCAGACGTTGCCGCCCACCGGGCCGTTCACGCGCACGGTGTTCCCCGCCGTGATCAGGTCGCCGGTGACGGCGCCGTCAATCTGCACGTCCTGGCCGGCCACGTACAGGTCATCGCGGATCACCTCGCTGGCGGGGACGCGCACCACATCCCCCGTCCGCCACGACAGCCCGGGCGCGCTTCCGCCCAGGGCAAGGCCGACGAGCAGGGCGCTCGTCCGGTGGGTCAACTTCACTCGTTCTCGCTGGTCGCGCATGGCGAACCCCCTGGGGCCACACCTGGGCCTGCCCTCCGGCGCGGCTTCCACCGGGTGTTCCCGACCCCTCTGGCCTGGATGCTGGGGCCTGCCTGTTACGTGGGGGTTACCACCCGGGACTTCACTGGGAGCGCCCGCCCTGCACGCGGCGGACGTGGGCCTCTCGGTTTCAGGGGTAGTGGACGTGCCGCGCGAGGCGGCGGACTTCGTGCTGCTCTTTCGCGACCTAGCGGTGCTGGGACGCGGCATCCGGCGGGGGCGGGTGACCTTTGTTCACCCGCTGAAGGCCGTGTTCACGACCACCCGCGCGAACTTCGGGAACTATGCTGAGCATGGCGGGCACGGCCCTGTGCCTGCCATGCCTGCCGCCGCTGCCCAAGCCGACTCCGCTGAACGACTTCCTCCCGGACCTGCCCAGCATGGCAAGTGCCGCTGACCGGGTGGACCCCGAACTCGGCGCTGGCCCGCGCCACTGGGATCCCCGCTTCATCGGGCGCTTGGTGACGGTCTTCGGGCCCGTCCGCTCAGCCTTCGACTTCCTGACTGTCGGGGTGCGGCTCTCCCTGCTGCGAGCCAAACCGGCCGAGTTCCGCACTGCGTGGGTTCGCGGAGTCGCTGCTCACCGAACTCGTCGTCACGCTCATCATGCGGACGCGCCGCGTGCCCTTCTGGCGCACCGTTCCCGGGAGGCTGCTGGGCGGGTCCACCGTCCTCGTCATCCTGCTCGCGCTGATCTTGCCCCACACCCCCCTCGCCCCGGCGTTCGGGTTCGTGCCGCTGCCGCCAGGGCCGCTCGCGGCCATCCTCGGGATCACCGTCCTTGTACATGCTGGCCACGGACGCGGTGAAAGGTGCTGTCTACCGCCGGGTGGGGGAGGCGGGGGCGGTAACCCCCCGGTAACACCCGGGGCCGAAGCTGGGCCTGGAAAGGAGGGCTTGCCATGACGGACCAGACGAAGACGGCCCCGCAAAACACGCCCGCCCAGGCCCCGCCTCCGGTTGTGGAGGAGCTGGAGGTGACCGGCGCGGAACTCGTGGCGCAGGTGCGCCACCTCGCCCGCGAGGGAAATGCCCGGCGGGTCACCATTTTCAGCGAGGAGGGCGAGGAGCTGCTCAGCATGTCCCTCACCCTGGGCACCGTGGCGGGCGGCCTGGTGGTGCTCTCCGCGCCCGCCCTCGCCGCGCTGGGGGCGCTGGCGGCCCTGGTGACCCACGTGAAGGTCGTGGTGACCCGGGACACGCCGGACGCGGGGCCTCCGGTTCGCGCTGATCCCTGACGCCCGAAATTCATCCTTCCCGGTCCGGGCCGCGGCCGCACAGCGGCCCAGAGGAGCCCCTATGCAACGGCGAGAGTTCACGAACGGGTGGGGCTGGCTGCTGCTCGGCATCGGCCTGCTGGCCCTGCTCGCCAACTTTGGCGTGTTGACCAGCGTGTCCGGTCTGCTGTGGGGCGTGCTGTTCGGCCTGGGCGGCGCGTTCTTCCTGGGGCTGGCCCTGCGCCGCGCCGGGGACTGGTGGGCCTTTATTCCCGGCGGGGTGCTGTTCGGGCTGACGCTCGCCACGGCCTCGAACGGGGCCACCTGGGGCGGAGCCGCCTTTCTGACATCTATTGGGGCGGGCTTTCTGCTCATCGCCGGGCGGCACCCCGAGCACTGGTGGGCC includes:
- a CDS encoding flavodoxin family protein, giving the protein MNTLVVYDSQHGNTERVVQAIGRALGTPGEAQAVRVGEVSPGRLTGLELLVGSPTQRFRPTPAITGWLRSIPANGLGGAGVAAFDTRIPVAEAGSVLPGFFARLAGPGAYAAQHIAEGVSPPR
- a CDS encoding phosphoenolpyruvate carboxykinase domain-containing protein → MSQCPSADPAYDDSAGVPIEAFIFGGQRSTAMPLGYQSFNWTYGVYAAATMGSETTAAALGATGEVRRDPFTMLPFVGYHMADYFNHWLDFGRHLPNPPRVFLVNWFRRGDGGQFLWPGFGENMRVLKGVVDRAHGRAAAIEGPLGWMPRYGDLDWRGLDFSEEQFNTLISVNRGVWQRELTEHDALFTRLYDQLPKEFLFIRGLVVSGLWRAPEHWGPGRPRNG
- a CDS encoding SLC13 family permease, which codes for MTLALLALLVLGATLFLGIVRTDLNVGLLGLAAAFAVGGWGAGLAPAEIARLFPSTLVLTVIGVSLLFGLAGGNGTLDVLTGGLLRAAGPSGQRLPLTFFGLAFALSALGPGNIAAVALLAPVALPAAVRAGVSPLLMAILLCTGANAGTFSPVAVTGSLNVTLLEGLGLNDPALPLTVFAGVAALQSLSAGLAYLLLGGLRVRAGAGGTADPPDVPPLTPVRRLTLAVLAAFLVLVVLLGVNAAAAAFVLASLLTLLRAGDAESAVRDLPWGVILLVGGIGTLVNLLEGTGSLDLATDLLARLAAPGLFHALLAFVAGLLSLGSSSSGVVMPLLVPLVPDLLHKVGAGSLVGGVIAVDVGSHMVDVSPLSTLGALCLAALPAEVDRARVFRLLLAWGLAMAVLGAGLAWVLLDLL
- a CDS encoding AfsR/SARP family transcriptional regulator, whose protein sequence is MAGLTLRSLGHVEVLWDSLPVKWGAESARNLVFFLLARPAGPTRDEIIDALWQEDAGERSGNRFRVALHRVRAALGSPESVVEESGTYHLSDEVLRASDVFQLYASLDRAQHAQGDARFFALNRAIETYTGDFLPHLRAEWAEAAREEYRAVYTRACIERSLLHCEHLHCDLAVRDMVTALRADPYIGENHHQKLMTCLSVIEGKYAATEHYRRFVRFLHAEVGDTPMPETVALAEQVKAGEPICQRGQRADAPLTHNCPLTSDGRCAGPFADLLTLV
- a CDS encoding universal stress protein — protein: MFRHLLVPVDHHPACHPAAHHAYDLTRALGGRVTLLHILERDTPPERTSADRHLETLAAGARRPPARVVLPVRDHDVQGAIAHYARKHAADLIVLGISGAGGLTDDALGKFAVNLARLSALPVHLTGSRPPSEAVPSRWVQVLGDRHRAAHPGVDGARSEP
- a CDS encoding DUF6544 family protein, with translation MNTRHLRITAAHSAGRAARRRVGWRRPLGWSAGILAGLALLGWAGLQVQPQPFPAYPARLSTPEAVPLPAGLPAPVQRFYRQTYGEFIPVITSAVVTGRASLRFIPGGPAFPARFRFVHESGRNYRHYIEATWFGLPLLRVNESYLDGVSRQELPRPFPSSVGDPKGAQGANLGLWSETVWMPSVYLTDPRVHWTAVNDETALLSVPFGEERETYVVRFDPATGRPTLFESMRYHGPASQEKTLWLNQTLDWGEFGGMTLPRESAALWLDQGRPWAVFTTEEVVYNADVREYVRQRGQ
- a CDS encoding 2-oxo acid dehydrogenase subunit E2, coding for MSRSPSHVFPFPRSRQVVVDAARFARHRPTIRGLIEVDVTSARERLRQHHAATGETRSFTAFIASCLAHAVDADRSLHAYRDGRGRIVVFDDVDVGVIVEVTAQGRSFPLAHILRAANRRSLRELHDELRAVQAHPGASPSGRQARLADLFLRLPGPVRRAVYSWVSRHPHVWKARFGTVGLTCLGMFGPGGGWGLALPVHTLSVTVGGIGEKPAVVDGRIVPRELLSLTLDFDHDLVDGAPAARFARDLRERLERAEGLENLAGATTRSEMEAV
- a CDS encoding DUF4342 domain-containing protein, yielding MTDQTKTAPQNTPAQAPPPVVEELEVTGAELVAQVRHLAREGNARRVTIFSEEGEELLSMSLTLGTVAGGLVVLSAPALAALGALAALVTHVKVVVTRDTPDAGPPVRADP